A genome region from Mycobacterium sp. 3519A includes the following:
- a CDS encoding phosphoribosyl-ATP diphosphatase yields the protein MKQSRPVKTFDALFAELTERARTRPAGSGTVAALDGGVHGIGKKILEEAGEVWLAAEHESDDALADEVSQLLYWTQVLMISRGLTLDDVYAKL from the coding sequence GTGAAACAATCGCGTCCCGTGAAAACGTTCGATGCCCTGTTCGCGGAGTTGACGGAGCGCGCGCGCACCAGGCCGGCGGGCAGCGGCACGGTGGCCGCCCTCGACGGCGGGGTGCACGGGATCGGCAAGAAGATTCTCGAGGAAGCCGGCGAGGTGTGGCTGGCGGCCGAACACGAGAGCGACGACGCCCTCGCCGACGAGGTCAGCCAGCTGCTGTACTGGACGCAGGTGCTGATGATCTCGCGTGGACTCACGCTCGACGACGTGTACGCCAAGCTGTGA
- a CDS encoding catalase → MTEPTTNDAGIPVASDVHSLTIGPDGPIVLQDSYLIEQMANFNRERIPERQPHAKGSGAFGYFEVTNDVSAHTRAAVFQPGVKTETLIRFSTVAGERGSPDTWRDPRGFALRFYTSEGNLDIVGNNTPVFFIRDPLKFGHFIRSQKRRADNNLRDHDMQWDFFTLTPESAHQVAWLFGDRGIPSTWRHMNGYGSHTYSWLNADGKISWVKYHFISDQGVQNLTQGDADRLVSVDGDYHARDLHQAIKNGDYPSWTLKVQIMPFDDAKTYRINPFDLTKVWPHADYPLIEVGRLVLNRNFTDHHTEIEQAAFSPSNQVPGTGLSPDKMLLGRTFAYNDAHRARLGVNYKQIPVNAPKAPVHSYSKDGAMRIHNVADPVYAPNSYGGPQADPARAAEVVWSVDGEMVRAANTPRAADDDWGQAGVLVRDVMDDAERRRLVSNVAGHLRNGVSEQVLQRAFDYWRSIDKSVGDSIEEAVRGKPA, encoded by the coding sequence ATGACTGAACCGACGACGAACGATGCTGGCATCCCGGTCGCCAGCGATGTGCACTCGCTGACGATCGGGCCCGACGGCCCGATCGTGCTGCAAGACAGCTACCTGATCGAGCAGATGGCCAACTTCAACCGGGAGCGCATCCCGGAACGCCAACCGCACGCCAAGGGGTCCGGCGCCTTCGGCTATTTCGAGGTGACCAACGACGTCAGCGCCCACACTCGCGCCGCGGTGTTCCAGCCGGGTGTGAAAACCGAGACGCTGATTCGGTTTTCGACGGTGGCGGGGGAGCGCGGCAGCCCAGACACCTGGCGTGACCCGCGCGGTTTCGCGCTGCGGTTCTACACTTCCGAGGGCAACCTCGACATCGTCGGAAACAACACCCCGGTGTTCTTCATCAGGGATCCGCTGAAGTTCGGCCACTTCATCCGCTCGCAGAAGCGTCGTGCGGACAACAACCTGCGCGATCACGACATGCAGTGGGATTTCTTCACGTTGACCCCGGAGTCGGCGCATCAGGTGGCGTGGTTGTTCGGTGACCGCGGTATCCCCAGCACCTGGCGGCACATGAACGGCTACGGCAGCCACACCTACAGCTGGCTGAACGCCGACGGGAAGATCTCGTGGGTCAAATACCACTTCATCTCCGATCAGGGGGTGCAGAACCTGACGCAGGGCGATGCCGACCGGCTGGTCAGCGTCGACGGCGACTACCACGCGCGTGACCTGCACCAGGCGATCAAGAACGGCGACTACCCGAGTTGGACGCTGAAGGTGCAGATCATGCCCTTCGACGACGCCAAGACGTACCGAATCAACCCGTTCGACCTGACCAAGGTGTGGCCGCACGCCGACTACCCGCTGATCGAGGTGGGCAGGTTGGTGTTGAACCGCAACTTCACCGACCACCACACCGAGATCGAGCAGGCCGCGTTCTCGCCGAGCAACCAGGTGCCCGGCACCGGCTTGTCCCCGGACAAGATGCTGCTGGGCCGCACCTTCGCCTACAACGATGCGCACCGGGCCCGGTTGGGCGTCAACTACAAGCAGATCCCGGTCAACGCGCCGAAGGCGCCGGTGCACTCGTACTCCAAGGACGGCGCCATGCGCATCCACAACGTCGCCGACCCTGTGTACGCGCCCAACTCCTACGGCGGTCCGCAGGCGGACCCGGCCAGGGCCGCGGAGGTGGTGTGGTCGGTCGACGGTGAGATGGTGCGCGCCGCCAACACGCCACGGGCCGCCGACGACGACTGGGGGCAGGCAGGCGTGCTGGTGCGCGACGTGATGGACGACGCGGAACGCCGCCGGTTGGTGAGCAATGTCGCCGGGCACCTGCGTAACGGCGTGTCCGAACAGGTGCTGCAGCGGGCCTTCGACTACTGGCGCAGCATCGACAAGAGCGTCGGCGACAGCATCGAGGAGGCGGTCCGAGGCAAACCCGCGTGA